From Deinococcus ruber, a single genomic window includes:
- a CDS encoding alpha-glucosidase/alpha-galactosidase, whose amino-acid sequence MTAPRIAMIGAGSTVFAKNLLGDILSLPALSGADIRLFDIDQARLDVTHQVAGRVAATVNATPTVMATTDRERALDGADFVINMIQVGGYRPATVTDFEVPKKYGLRQTIADTLGIGGIMRALRTVPVLLDMSRDMERLCPDTLHLNYVNPMAMNIWGLARQSNIKTVGLCHSVQHTAGELASDLGIPVSEIDFLCAGINHMAFYLKFEHRGEDLYPQLKALADSGQVPAGNRVRYEMLRRLGYFVTESSEHFSEYVPYFIKRGREDLIERFNIPLDEYPRRCESQISGWETLRLTLADPAAEIEVRRSVEYGSLIIDSMVTGTPRVIYGNVMNSPVLGSGKLIGNLPEECCVEVPCLVDRQGIQPTRIGQLPPQLAALMQTNINVQALTVEALVTGNREHIYHAVMFDPHTAAELDLDQIWSLVDDLLKQHDDWLPASLRSLQAAD is encoded by the coding sequence ATGACTGCACCCAGAATTGCCATGATCGGTGCCGGAAGTACGGTCTTTGCCAAGAATCTGCTCGGCGACATTCTCAGCCTTCCGGCTCTGAGCGGCGCAGATATCCGCCTGTTCGATATCGATCAGGCCCGCCTGGATGTCACGCATCAGGTGGCGGGACGGGTCGCGGCAACCGTCAACGCCACTCCGACGGTGATGGCCACCACCGACCGCGAACGCGCGCTGGACGGCGCAGACTTCGTCATCAACATGATTCAGGTGGGCGGCTACAGGCCTGCTACCGTGACCGATTTCGAAGTTCCCAAGAAATACGGTCTGCGGCAGACGATTGCCGACACGCTGGGCATCGGCGGCATCATGCGGGCGCTTCGAACCGTGCCGGTGCTGCTTGATATGAGCCGTGACATGGAACGTCTGTGCCCCGATACGCTGCATCTCAACTATGTCAATCCGATGGCCATGAACATCTGGGGACTGGCGCGGCAGAGCAACATCAAGACGGTGGGCCTGTGCCATAGCGTGCAGCACACCGCCGGAGAGCTGGCTTCCGATCTCGGCATCCCGGTCTCTGAAATAGATTTCCTGTGTGCGGGCATCAATCACATGGCGTTCTATCTGAAGTTCGAGCACCGGGGCGAAGACCTGTATCCCCAGCTGAAGGCGCTGGCAGACTCGGGGCAGGTGCCTGCCGGAAACCGGGTGCGCTACGAGATGCTGCGCCGCCTGGGGTACTTCGTGACCGAATCGAGCGAACACTTCAGCGAATACGTTCCTTACTTCATCAAACGCGGCCGGGAAGACCTGATTGAGCGGTTCAACATTCCGCTGGACGAGTATCCCCGCCGCTGTGAGTCGCAGATTAGCGGCTGGGAAACCCTGCGGCTGACGCTGGCAGATCCGGCAGCAGAGATCGAAGTTCGCCGCAGCGTGGAGTACGGTTCGCTGATCATCGACAGCATGGTGACGGGAACGCCGCGCGTCATTTACGGCAACGTCATGAACAGCCCTGTCCTCGGCAGCGGAAAACTGATCGGCAATCTGCCGGAAGAATGCTGTGTCGAAGTGCCGTGTCTGGTGGATCGCCAGGGCATTCAGCCGACCCGCATCGGGCAGTTGCCGCCGCAGCTCGCCGCTCTGATGCAGACCAATATCAACGTGCAGGCCCTGACGGTCGAAGCCCTGGTCACGGGCAACCGCGAGCACATCTATCACGCGGTCATGTTCGACCCGCATACCGCCGCCGAACTCGATCTGGATCAGATCTGGTCACTGGTCGATGACCTGCTGAAGCAGCATGACGACTGGCTGCCCGCTTCGCTCCGGAGTCTTCAGGCAGCCGACTGA
- a CDS encoding LacI family DNA-binding transcriptional regulator, with translation MTRVTLRDVALHAGVSHQTVSNVLNDHPSIRPQTRERVLRAIEALDYHPNSAAKALRESRVTTICCGFYDHSPETIADPYRNLVQSAFLAEATAQGYDMTTAFLNSDVPRGFSTLRTSFLQQRFAGVVLVGTSVTPECLDLLGQWNMPTVLFDHAEPSALFPVVTADYRSGMEHLVTRLAFRGHQRLALVIPPGDQGGSAAARREGFHAAALRHGLQTTTEPGDWSSASGETAFTRIWRRTPRPDAVLCANDRMAAGALYAARMIGVGVPADVRITGFDDFEFARYTAPSLTTLHVPLAEMARAAVRLLLTEIETARAGQPTREPVFLKMPVTLVERESAAC, from the coding sequence ATGACACGAGTTACCCTCCGCGATGTCGCTCTTCATGCCGGTGTTTCGCATCAGACGGTTTCAAATGTGCTCAATGACCATCCTTCGATTCGTCCTCAGACCCGGGAACGGGTCCTGCGGGCCATCGAAGCGCTGGATTATCATCCGAACAGCGCTGCCAAGGCGCTGCGAGAATCGCGCGTCACGACCATCTGCTGCGGTTTTTACGATCACTCGCCCGAAACCATCGCTGATCCTTACCGCAACCTCGTCCAGTCGGCCTTTCTGGCAGAGGCGACCGCGCAGGGCTACGACATGACGACGGCGTTCCTGAACAGCGACGTTCCCCGCGGCTTCAGCACCCTCCGCACCTCGTTTCTTCAGCAGCGGTTTGCAGGCGTGGTACTGGTCGGCACTTCAGTCACGCCAGAATGCCTCGACCTGTTGGGTCAGTGGAACATGCCTACCGTGCTGTTCGACCACGCCGAACCCAGCGCCCTGTTCCCTGTCGTCACCGCCGATTACCGCAGTGGGATGGAACACCTCGTCACCCGGCTGGCGTTCCGGGGACATCAGCGGCTCGCCCTGGTCATTCCGCCCGGAGACCAGGGTGGCAGCGCTGCCGCACGCCGAGAAGGATTTCATGCAGCGGCCCTCAGGCACGGTCTTCAGACCACCACCGAGCCGGGAGACTGGAGTTCGGCATCGGGTGAAACGGCTTTCACGCGCATCTGGCGCCGCACGCCACGGCCCGACGCGGTACTCTGCGCCAATGACCGAATGGCCGCCGGTGCGCTGTACGCGGCCCGGATGATAGGCGTGGGTGTGCCTGCAGACGTCAGGATTACCGGTTTCGACGACTTTGAATTCGCCCGGTACACCGCGCCGAGCCTGACCACCCTGCATGTCCCCCTGGCCGAGATGGCGCGGGCAGCGGTCAGGCTTCTGCTGACAGAAATCGAGACTGCCCGCGCTGGCCAGCCAACACGCGAGCCTGTCTTTCTGAAGATGCCGGTCACGCTGGTCGAACGCGAATCTGCCGCCTGCTAG